AGAATACGGGGATAAATCCGCTGTTTTGGAGGATAACATTCTGAACAAGCTGTAAAGTAAAAAAGAGCGGTTCAATAGAAAAAAGCGCCCGCAATCAATCAGCAGGCGCTTACGCGCTTGGAAAACTCCATTCCAATCTGTACTTATGGAGCTGTGATCGGCATCATTTTATTTCGTGAAATCAATGACCATGCGCCCTTGGATTTTGCCATTCTCCATCTCATCGAAGATATGATTAATGTCTTCAATCGGACGTTTTTGTACAAGAGGGACGACTTTCCCTTCTGCAGCGAACTGGAACGCTTCTTTGAGGTCTTCACGAGTGCCGACCAAGGAGCCGATCACTTGAATGCCGTCCAGAACCAGACGCGGAATGTCCAGATCCATCTTATCGGTTGGAAGACCTACAGCTACAACACGCGCGCCAGCCTTCACAACGTCGATTGCCTGGTTGAAAGGTGTTTTGGCAACAGCAGTAATCACAGTTGCATCCAGACCAGCACCGTTCGTTAACTCCTTGGCCCGGGCGACCGGATCTTCTTTCAGGCTATTAACGACATAGTCGGCACCAACTTTTTTGGCCAGTTCGAGTTTTTCATCACTGATGTCAAAGGCTACAACTTTGGCATTGAATACGTTTTTTGCGTATTGTACAGCCAGGTTGCCCAAGCCGCCAATGCCGAAGATACCGATCCATTGTCCTGGTCTGACTTCACTTACTTTAACTGCTTTATATGTTGTAACCCCTGCGCAAGTTACACTGCTTGCAGCGGCAGGGTCAAGACGATCCGGTACTTTGACCGCGTAGTCAGCTGTGACAATACATTGTTCTGCCATTGCACCGTCTACCGTGTATCCGGCATTTTTGACTTCACGGCACAGCGTTTCCCGCCCGGTTAAGCAATATTCGCAGTGACCGCAGCTTTCGAACATCCAGGCAATACTTACGCGATCACCTATTTTAAGACTGGTTACTCCTTCACCTAATTCAATAACTTTTCCAATGCCTTCATGCCCCAGAACTCTGCCTGTGACATCACCAAAATCTGCATTTTTGACATGTAAATCTGTGTGGCAAACCCCACAATATTCCACCCGGACTAACGCTTCTCCATGTTTCAAAGAGCGTAAAGGCTTCTCTTCTATACTGACTTTGTTGTCTTTTGTAACAACTGCTGCTTTCATGTGATCTCTCCTTTAACGGCTATATGGAATTATCTTGTAATGCACACTACAGATTATAATAATTTTTACCCAAGGAAAACAAATATATATTCAAGCTCTTTCCTAAGTCCTTGTACCCTTGTGGAGACTTTGTGAATTATTTTACAATGTAAAAAGTTCCACATTTTCTATCTGGAAGAAGGTTAAAGAGCCATGAAAAAAAACTGGAAAGTTTGTCTATCCAGCGTGTTTTCCATTTTCTTGGTCGTATGGATAACAGGATGTACTCCTCAGTCCACGACTTCTAGCACCACCAACACCTCAGCCCTAGCAGCTGACAATGTACACGCGGTCGTTCAGGAAAGTCCGCACTGGTCTTATGAGGGAAATGAGGGACCCGAGCATTGGGGAGAGCTGGAAAAAAATTTTGCCGCTTGTGGTAACGGCCAAGAACAATCACCTGTCAATATAGAGTATACCCGTTTGGAAGCTTCGCAAACGCAGCAACCGATACAGGTTCACTACACCAATACGAAAGTATCCATACTCAATAATGGACACACCGTTCAAATCAATGCAGCCAGCCCCAGTAATTATATTGTACTGGACGGTACTAAATTTACTTTAAAGCAGTTTCATTTTCATCACCCCAGTGAGCACCAAATAGATGGGAAAAATGCCGATATGGAGCTGCATTTCGTCCATCAGAGCGACAACGGTAGCACAGCCGTCTTAGGAGTACTCATTCAAAACGGCAATGAAAATAAAGCTTTTAGCCGTATTTGGTCCAAACTGCCAACAGATGTTTCCAAGGAAGCAGCTCTGGAGGAAATCAATCTCGCGGCTCTTCTGCCGAAGGACCTGCACTCGATTCGCTACAGCGGATCACTGACTACGCCGCCATGTACCGAGCATGTGAACTGGATAGTCCTGGAGCAGCCTATCGAAATGTCGGCAGACCAAATCAGCCGGTTCGCCACCCTTTTTCCCAATAACCATCGTCCTGTACAACAACTGGGAACCCGTAAGCTGACGACGGATCATCAATGAAAAAGCAACCCCCTCCGCGAATCCAATACGGAGGGGGCTACCTGATTATTATCCCATTGCTGCCTCGCTACAAACGCACCAGTTCCTCCACCTTCACTGGCAGACCTGTACGCATAGAGCGGTTGGCAGCGATGCCTGTTAAAATGGACCATGCGCCATCGATATGTGAAGCCGCACGATGAAAACGATCCTCTGCCGGCTTATCGAAAATATCCCGCAGCATGACTGGATCGCCCCCACCATGACCACCTACACCTTCCTCTACTTCGACTTCATAAGGTGCGGCAAAGTGAGGATAAATCGTGATGGTCTTCTCTTTTAACGCTCCTTCATCTGCCTTGCTGCCACCGGAGTTAACGTAGGACTGCTCGGATACCCGAACCTCCATCCGTCCCTTGGTGCCGTTAAATACGATGATAAAGCCCTCCCAAGGCAGGTAAGCATTTAGCGAGTAGTTCATCACTGCCTTGTTCTTGTACTTCACCATAACACTGAGAGTATCCTCGATGCTGATATTGTCGCCAAATACGCTTTGAT
This DNA window, taken from Paenibacillus kribbensis, encodes the following:
- a CDS encoding carbonic anhydrase, whose translation is MKKNWKVCLSSVFSIFLVVWITGCTPQSTTSSTTNTSALAADNVHAVVQESPHWSYEGNEGPEHWGELEKNFAACGNGQEQSPVNIEYTRLEASQTQQPIQVHYTNTKVSILNNGHTVQINAASPSNYIVLDGTKFTLKQFHFHHPSEHQIDGKNADMELHFVHQSDNGSTAVLGVLIQNGNENKAFSRIWSKLPTDVSKEAALEEINLAALLPKDLHSIRYSGSLTTPPCTEHVNWIVLEQPIEMSADQISRFATLFPNNHRPVQQLGTRKLTTDHQ
- the adhP gene encoding alcohol dehydrogenase AdhP produces the protein MKAAVVTKDNKVSIEEKPLRSLKHGEALVRVEYCGVCHTDLHVKNADFGDVTGRVLGHEGIGKVIELGEGVTSLKIGDRVSIAWMFESCGHCEYCLTGRETLCREVKNAGYTVDGAMAEQCIVTADYAVKVPDRLDPAAASSVTCAGVTTYKAVKVSEVRPGQWIGIFGIGGLGNLAVQYAKNVFNAKVVAFDISDEKLELAKKVGADYVVNSLKEDPVARAKELTNGAGLDATVITAVAKTPFNQAIDVVKAGARVVAVGLPTDKMDLDIPRLVLDGIQVIGSLVGTREDLKEAFQFAAEGKVVPLVQKRPIEDINHIFDEMENGKIQGRMVIDFTK